The genomic DNA ttataaaatatatatatatattattttttatattttttaaaacacgtatatataataatagtatttttttttttttttttttaatatttattattataaaaaaatataatattataaatctatataaatatatatatataaataatgtttttttaaaaaaaaaaaaaaagagaagaaaaaaaatgtactACTTCTTGTGGTTGCAAAGCCTATAAAACgacacaatatatattatacaaataaatacttcttattaattttatattatatgtaaatatgtaatttttataaaataaagaaatatatatattttaaataaattaaaatattatatatataaatatataatatatatatattttttttttgatatatatactaaTCAGATAactattattttgtaattaaatatatatatatatattaatattattatatattgtaagagattttaaaatataataatattttatttataaatacatatacaaccaaaaaataaaaaaaaaaaaagaacagaAACAGAACAAAAACAACCacaaaatgtttatatatattatataaatgcattttatttattattatatatatattaatatatatatataatatatatataataaatataatatgcatatataaatattatatatattatataaatattattatgcgtattctttattatatataactataatattactaaataaatatattttattattatttaatgattCCCTTTAAACTGTTttgttttcatttatatatataataatattatatacatatatatatatttatataaatatatatttttttttttatatatatgctgttatatatttatatatttttttttttttttttttatttatttatgttaagAAAACGTCGTAGCtcgtattttattatatttgattTATTCTAAAATcaaatttgtatataaatataataatataaataaataaaaaaaaaaagtattcatttattaatactttatatattatatatatatatataattaaatataaataatgttagCATACTCtgctttatattttcttttattaaaataataacaaatattaaaaaaaaaaaaaatttataaaataatttaaacaaccaaaaaaaaaaaaaaaaaaaaaaaaaaaaaaaaaaaaaaattaattataatttatttttatatataataatatttatatatatttataaataatatatttatttattatatttaaaaaaaaaaaaaaattacatgttgcaactattttttttttttaaaaaataaatataaaataaataaaaataataaatgaataaaaaataaacattaattttttttttatatttattattattatatataataaaattatatataaaacaagaaaaagaacaattcttttttttttttttttttttttttttataaatattattattatatatatatatatatataattatattccagtttttaaaaattatatatataaaaaaaaaaaaataataattataataatattaaattaaatattgttattatatatatatatattttatatataaatttcctAATTGAAAAAAGTaagatattaaaatatataagaatagaataaaatttagattattattataaattttgtatacatagatatatatgttgtggtagtataataaatatattggttgttactatatatatattataaataatatattatgtggaTATATTGCCAGAAGAATAAaaactattatataattatatatatatatatatatatatatatatatatttatttatatatgtattttttattttttttttataggaaaacaatttctttatataactgttttattatatttatttattttattttttttttttaaagaaaaattataaaaatgaagctCAAATTAAATttagcaaaaaaaaaaaaaggatttgAACTCCCAGGATTAGATGGATTTAAAAACGCAGTGAATAAATTACTAGGAACAGGTGTAGaaagatattttaaaatagtTAATATAGCTATCGTTTTCTTATTCTTGACCATTATTCATTACATAAGATCCTTTAATAAAAGAGGTTCACGTTATAGAAATAAAGGTTCACTCTATATGTATTATGGATTTTTGGTTTGTCTAATTGGTTTTGCTGTTAGCATTAATTGGTAAGCACaacaagaaaaattaaaaataataaaataaataataaaaaaataaataataaataaatgaatatatataatatatatatgtatataatatatatatgtttatatttatatttattttttttttgtatttttttttttttttttttttgtaggaTATACATtgaatatgtaaaaaataaaaaaaagaaaagcaaCTCACCACTAGATGTCAAAGgtaatgtataaaaaaaataaatggaaataaatacattgttattatattttttatatttcttattttgacaattatataataaaatacaaatattgtctcatcatatatatatatattatattatatattatatttaattttcatat from Plasmodium sp. gorilla clade G2 genome assembly, chromosome: 10 includes the following:
- a CDS encoding succinate dehydrogenase subunit 4, putative, which codes for MKLKLNLAKKKKGFELPGLDGFKNAVNKLLGTGVERYFKIVNIAIVFLFLTIIHYIRSFNKRGSRYRNKGSLYMYYGFLVCLIGFAVSINWIYIEYVKNKKKKSNSPLDVKVGKKNK